The proteins below come from a single Caulobacter flavus genomic window:
- a CDS encoding TonB-dependent receptor produces the protein MSGVLVSIHQANTRRDYNHGVTLRRLALAASCVALLAGAAPALAAETPAEPSTATDDAVGLDAVVVTARRRDEDAQTVPVAVSAFGGAQLEAARAFNVRDLQTLSPSLSVSVTNPRNTSINIRGLGNNVSVYNDGLQSAVGVYLDQVYLGRPGQAVFDLADLDSVQVLRGPQGTLFGKNTSAGALVIATKEPKFTPELSADVTGGNYDYFQAHLIASGPIAEDKLAYRVSLANTQRGGYMTNVYDGSKTQDYHDFGGRVQFLLTPNEQLSIKLSGDYGQQYSNTAASVLTGLFTNYADSGAAYPNGYLARAARVGFTPPPIDPEARRVSVNTKNSYFETHGGVSAIVDYKLADATITSVTAWRGWHWRPHNDADGTTVSAIIDAHQDNDQQQFSQELRIRSEGDRKLDYVAGLYYFWQDLEAEAVNYYGPAAADWLLAPAAASATVRAAALNNYSIVSHSSPETTSAAAFAQGTWHVTDRFDVTGGLRYTYEKMTGWFDQTAWGADLSGLSAADQATAMALRARFGAANKFASKTSGDSLTGNLTLAYTFDGGQLVYATYARGYKAGGLNLSNINTSGANAVDPVIDPETIDAYEAGLKSTWFDRRLTANLALFWTKDDGYQTTAVNLINNASYLTNAGSVRSRGVELDLRAAPIQGLTLYGSTTYNDASYTSYEQAACPIEIQLATYCNLTGRRLPGASLWAASTGGEYRRAAGTWRGDGLTAYAGYDASYKSSYYTSASNSEYSKIKGYTLLNLRAGIGAEDGSWDLQVWGRNVFDKLYYLSLGAGNTGAITGTLGDPRTFGVTLRVRR, from the coding sequence ATGTCGGGCGTACTCGTTTCTATCCACCAGGCGAATACTCGCCGTGACTACAACCACGGCGTGACGCTGCGCCGCCTGGCCTTGGCCGCCTCGTGCGTCGCCCTGCTGGCCGGCGCCGCGCCCGCCCTCGCCGCCGAAACGCCCGCTGAGCCGTCGACGGCGACCGACGACGCCGTGGGCCTGGACGCCGTGGTCGTCACCGCCCGCCGCCGCGACGAGGACGCCCAGACCGTGCCCGTGGCCGTCTCGGCCTTCGGCGGCGCCCAGCTGGAAGCCGCCCGCGCCTTCAACGTCCGCGACCTGCAGACCCTGTCGCCCAGCCTGTCGGTCAGCGTCACCAACCCGCGCAACACCAGCATCAACATCCGGGGCCTGGGCAACAACGTCTCGGTCTATAACGACGGCCTGCAGTCGGCGGTCGGCGTCTATCTGGACCAGGTGTATCTGGGCCGTCCGGGCCAGGCGGTGTTCGACCTGGCCGACCTCGACTCCGTGCAGGTGCTGCGCGGCCCGCAGGGCACGCTGTTCGGCAAGAACACCTCGGCCGGCGCCCTGGTCATCGCCACCAAGGAGCCGAAGTTCACGCCGGAACTCTCCGCCGATGTCACCGGCGGCAACTACGACTACTTCCAGGCCCACCTGATCGCCTCGGGCCCGATCGCCGAGGACAAGCTGGCCTACCGCGTGTCGCTGGCCAACACCCAGCGCGGCGGCTACATGACCAACGTCTACGACGGGTCGAAAACCCAGGACTATCACGACTTCGGCGGCCGGGTTCAGTTCCTGCTGACGCCCAACGAGCAGCTCAGCATCAAGTTGTCGGGCGACTACGGCCAGCAATACTCCAACACCGCCGCCAGCGTCCTGACCGGCCTGTTCACCAACTACGCCGACAGCGGCGCGGCCTATCCGAACGGCTATCTGGCCCGCGCCGCGCGCGTCGGCTTCACGCCGCCGCCGATCGATCCAGAGGCGCGGCGCGTCTCGGTCAACACCAAGAACAGCTATTTCGAGACCCACGGCGGCGTTTCGGCGATCGTCGACTACAAGCTGGCCGACGCCACCATCACCTCGGTCACCGCCTGGCGCGGCTGGCACTGGCGGCCGCACAACGACGCCGACGGCACGACGGTCTCGGCGATCATCGACGCCCACCAGGACAACGACCAGCAGCAGTTCAGCCAGGAACTGCGGATCCGCTCGGAAGGCGACCGCAAGCTCGATTACGTGGCCGGCCTCTACTACTTCTGGCAGGATCTCGAGGCCGAGGCGGTCAACTATTACGGCCCGGCGGCGGCCGACTGGCTGCTGGCCCCGGCGGCGGCCTCGGCCACGGTGCGGGCGGCGGCGCTGAACAACTACTCGATCGTCAGCCACTCCAGCCCCGAGACCACCAGCGCGGCGGCGTTCGCGCAAGGCACCTGGCACGTCACCGACCGCTTCGATGTCACCGGCGGCCTGCGCTATACCTACGAGAAGATGACCGGCTGGTTCGACCAGACGGCCTGGGGGGCCGACCTGTCGGGCCTTTCCGCCGCCGACCAGGCCACGGCGATGGCGCTGCGCGCCCGCTTCGGCGCGGCCAACAAGTTCGCGTCGAAGACCTCCGGCGACAGCCTGACGGGCAACCTCACCCTGGCCTACACCTTCGACGGCGGGCAGCTCGTCTATGCGACCTACGCCCGGGGCTACAAGGCCGGCGGCCTGAACCTGTCGAACATCAACACCTCCGGCGCCAACGCCGTCGATCCGGTCATCGATCCCGAGACCATCGACGCCTACGAGGCCGGACTGAAGAGCACCTGGTTCGACCGTCGCCTGACCGCCAACCTGGCTCTATTCTGGACGAAGGACGACGGATACCAGACCACGGCCGTCAACCTGATCAACAACGCCAGCTACCTGACCAACGCCGGCAGCGTGCGCAGCCGCGGCGTCGAGCTGGACCTGCGGGCCGCGCCGATCCAGGGCCTGACCCTCTACGGTTCGACCACCTACAACGACGCCAGCTACACCAGCTACGAACAGGCCGCCTGCCCGATCGAGATCCAGCTGGCGACCTACTGCAACCTCACCGGCCGCCGCCTGCCCGGCGCGTCGCTGTGGGCCGCCTCGACCGGCGGCGAGTATCGCCGGGCCGCCGGAACCTGGCGCGGCGACGGCCTGACCGCCTATGCCGGCTACGACGCCAGCTACAAGTCGTCCTACTACACCTCCGCCTCGAACTCGGAATACTCGAAGATCAAGGGCTACACCCTGCTGAACCTGCGGGCCGGCATCGGCGCCGAGGACGGCAGCTGGGACCTGCAGGTCTGGGGCCGCAACGTCTTCGACAAGCTCTACTACCTGTCGCTCGGCGCGGGGAACACCGGCGCCATCACCGGCACGCTCGGCGATCCGCGCACCTTCGGCGTCACCCTGCGCGTGCGCCGCTAG
- a CDS encoding aldo/keto reductase: MDVAAERSQILARLPRLGFGGAAVGNLYAPVPDTQARAVIDAALAAGVAYFDTAPHYGFGLSETRLGQALAGRDVAVSTKVGRRLEPIQTDERERHGFVDAAPFEPVFDYSYDGVMRSFEDSLRRLGRDRVDILLAHDLGRDTHGEAHADHMRDFLEGGYHAMRELKDAGAVGAIGLGVNEQAVCDEALDHVDLDVFLLAGRYTLLEQTALDGFLPRCLKRNVRIIVGGPFNSGALVEPPGGGPIHYNYAPAGAEIVARVESLRRVCAAHGVPLAAAALQFPLAHPAVASVIPGMASPAQVADAIAWMETPIPAPLWEDLRVEGLLHPDAPVPSTRAAA, from the coding sequence ATGGACGTCGCCGCAGAGCGATCGCAGATCCTGGCGCGACTGCCGCGGCTGGGCTTCGGCGGCGCGGCCGTGGGCAACCTCTACGCGCCCGTGCCCGACACTCAGGCCCGCGCGGTGATCGACGCCGCCCTCGCCGCCGGCGTCGCCTATTTCGACACCGCCCCGCACTACGGCTTCGGTCTCAGCGAAACCCGCCTGGGCCAAGCCTTGGCCGGCCGCGACGTCGCCGTCTCCACCAAGGTCGGCCGCCGTCTCGAACCTATCCAGACCGACGAGCGCGAGCGCCACGGCTTCGTCGACGCCGCCCCGTTCGAGCCGGTGTTCGACTATTCCTACGACGGCGTCATGCGGTCGTTCGAGGACAGCCTGCGCCGCTTGGGCCGCGACCGCGTCGACATCCTGCTGGCCCACGACCTGGGCCGCGACACCCATGGCGAAGCGCATGCCGACCACATGCGCGACTTCCTCGAAGGCGGCTACCACGCCATGCGCGAGCTGAAGGACGCGGGCGCGGTGGGCGCCATCGGGCTGGGCGTCAACGAACAGGCCGTCTGCGACGAGGCGCTGGACCATGTCGACCTCGACGTCTTCCTGCTGGCCGGCCGCTACACCCTGCTGGAGCAGACCGCGCTGGACGGCTTCCTGCCGCGCTGCCTAAAGCGGAACGTGAGGATCATCGTCGGCGGGCCGTTCAACTCCGGCGCCCTGGTCGAGCCGCCCGGCGGCGGGCCGATCCACTACAACTACGCCCCCGCCGGCGCCGAGATCGTCGCGCGGGTGGAAAGCCTGCGCCGGGTCTGCGCCGCCCATGGCGTTCCGCTGGCGGCCGCCGCCCTGCAGTTTCCCCTCGCCCATCCGGCCGTGGCCAGCGTCATTCCCGGCATGGCCAGCCCGGCTCAGGTCGCCGACGCGATCGCCTGGATGGAGACCCCGATCCCCGCGCCCCTGTGGGAAGACCTGCGCGTCGAGGGCCTGCTGCACCCCGACGCCCCCGTCCCGTCGACGCGAGCCGCCGCGTGA
- a CDS encoding UxaA family hydrolase, translating into MKPILLHPDDNVLVLAQAIHAGQTIEIDGAALAAPHDVAVGHKIARHALSVGDKVLKYGAPIGSMTAPAAPGGHVHMHNMKSDYIASHTRQATGQTTGEPS; encoded by the coding sequence GTGAAGCCGATCCTGCTGCATCCGGACGACAACGTCCTCGTGCTGGCGCAGGCGATCCACGCCGGCCAGACGATCGAGATCGACGGCGCCGCCCTGGCCGCGCCGCACGACGTCGCCGTCGGCCACAAGATCGCCCGCCATGCGCTCTCCGTCGGCGACAAGGTGCTGAAGTACGGCGCGCCGATCGGCTCTATGACCGCCCCCGCCGCCCCCGGCGGGCACGTCCACATGCACAACATGAAGAGCGACTACATCGCCAGCCACACCCGCCAGGCCACCGGCCAGACCACGGGGGAACCATCGTGA
- a CDS encoding UxaA family hydrolase — MSGLTGFLRADGRKGIRNVVAVAYLVECAHHVARTIVTKSDDADVHLIGFPGCYPNAYALKVMQAIGTHPNIGGVLLISLGCESFNREALRAAIAASGRPVEVLVIQESGGTAETVRKGALAVARLKAVADQTPRAPMDVSELVIGTICGGSDGTSGITANPAVGRAFDRLGAAGAACVFEETGELVGCETIMADRAITPELGRELEASVRKAEAYYTVMGYGSFAPGNAEGGLTTQEEKSMGAYSKSGSAPIVGILKPGDQPVSGGLYLLDVVPDGEVRFGFPNISDNAEIVELIACGAHLTLFTTGRGSVVGSAVSPVIKVCANPETYRKLSGDMDVDAGRIMEGRGTLDEVGDEIFDLVLAVAGGQRTVSEALGHQEFILTYKAFDPIGPACLPLRRVS; from the coding sequence GTGAGCGGGCTCACCGGATTTCTCCGCGCCGACGGCCGCAAGGGCATTCGGAACGTCGTGGCGGTGGCCTATCTGGTCGAGTGCGCTCACCACGTGGCCCGCACGATCGTGACGAAGAGCGACGATGCCGACGTCCACCTGATCGGCTTTCCCGGCTGCTATCCCAACGCCTATGCGCTGAAGGTCATGCAGGCCATCGGCACGCATCCCAACATCGGCGGCGTGCTGCTGATCTCGCTGGGCTGCGAGAGCTTCAACCGCGAGGCCCTGCGCGCGGCCATCGCCGCCAGCGGCCGCCCGGTCGAGGTGCTGGTCATCCAGGAGAGCGGCGGCACCGCCGAAACCGTCCGCAAGGGCGCCCTGGCCGTCGCCCGCCTGAAGGCCGTCGCCGACCAGACCCCGCGCGCTCCCATGGACGTCTCCGAACTGGTGATCGGCACCATCTGCGGCGGCTCGGACGGCACTAGCGGCATCACCGCCAACCCCGCCGTCGGCCGGGCCTTCGACCGCCTCGGCGCAGCCGGCGCGGCCTGCGTCTTCGAGGAGACCGGCGAGCTGGTCGGCTGCGAGACGATCATGGCCGACCGCGCGATCACGCCGGAACTCGGCCGTGAACTGGAGGCCAGCGTCCGCAAGGCCGAGGCCTACTACACCGTCATGGGCTACGGCAGCTTCGCGCCCGGCAACGCCGAGGGCGGCCTGACGACCCAGGAAGAGAAGTCGATGGGGGCCTATTCGAAGTCGGGCTCGGCCCCGATCGTCGGCATCCTCAAGCCCGGCGACCAGCCGGTCAGCGGCGGCCTCTACCTGCTGGACGTGGTGCCCGACGGCGAGGTGCGGTTCGGCTTTCCCAACATCTCCGACAACGCCGAGATCGTCGAGCTGATAGCCTGCGGCGCGCACCTGACCCTGTTCACCACCGGGCGCGGCTCGGTCGTCGGCTCGGCCGTCTCGCCAGTGATCAAGGTCTGCGCCAACCCCGAGACCTACCGCAAGCTGTCGGGCGACATGGATGTCGACGCCGGCCGGATCATGGAAGGGCGCGGCACGCTCGACGAGGTCGGCGACGAGATCTTCGACCTGGTCCTGGCCGTGGCCGGCGGCCAGCGGACGGTGTCCGAGGCGCTGGGCCACCAGGAATTCATCCTCACCTACAAGGCCTTCGACCCGATCGGTCCGGCCTGCCTGCCGCTGCGGCGCGTGAGTTAA
- a CDS encoding SDR family oxidoreductase, which produces MGRLSGKTALVTAAAQGIGKASAELFAREGARVIATDLNEGLLAGVEGCEGRRLDVLDPDAITALAAELGAIDVLFNCAGYVHAGTILDCDERAWALSNDLNVTAQYRAIRAFLPAMLAAGGGSIVNMASVASSIKGVPNRFAYGATKAAVIGLTKAVAADFVGQGVRCNAICPGTVDTPSLNQRLADTGDYEAAHKAFTARQPMGRLGKPEELAQLALYLASDESAFTTGQIHIIDGGWIN; this is translated from the coding sequence ATGGGACGACTTTCGGGCAAGACGGCGCTGGTCACGGCGGCCGCCCAAGGCATCGGTAAGGCCAGCGCCGAGCTCTTCGCCCGCGAAGGCGCGCGGGTGATCGCCACCGACCTCAACGAAGGCCTGCTGGCCGGCGTCGAAGGCTGCGAGGGCCGCAGGCTGGACGTGCTGGACCCGGACGCGATCACCGCCCTGGCCGCCGAACTGGGTGCGATCGACGTCCTGTTCAACTGCGCCGGCTATGTCCATGCCGGCACCATCCTCGACTGCGACGAGCGGGCCTGGGCGCTGTCCAACGACCTCAACGTCACGGCCCAGTACCGCGCCATCCGCGCCTTTCTTCCGGCCATGCTGGCGGCCGGCGGCGGCTCGATCGTCAACATGGCCTCGGTGGCCAGCTCGATCAAAGGCGTGCCCAACCGCTTCGCCTACGGCGCCACCAAGGCCGCGGTGATCGGCCTGACCAAGGCCGTGGCCGCCGACTTCGTGGGCCAGGGCGTGCGCTGCAACGCCATCTGCCCGGGCACCGTCGACACCCCGTCCCTGAACCAGCGCCTGGCCGACACCGGCGACTACGAGGCCGCCCACAAGGCCTTCACCGCCCGCCAGCCGATGGGCCGGCTGGGCAAGCCCGAGGAACTGGCCCAGCTGGCGCTGTATCTGGCCAGCGACGAGTCGGCCTTCACGACCGGCCAGATTCACATAATCGACGGCGGCTGGATCAACTGA
- a CDS encoding L-rhamnose mutarotase codes for MRRCLALDLKDDAELIARYEAWHRPGAVPQAVVRSIREAGILEMEIWRVEDRLFMVVEAGPDFSPQAKAAADMASRDVRAWERLMSAFQKPLTGAAPDEKWRDMRRIFALSEQP; via the coding sequence ATGCGCCGCTGCCTGGCCCTCGACCTGAAGGACGACGCCGAGCTGATCGCCCGCTACGAGGCCTGGCATCGCCCAGGCGCGGTTCCGCAAGCCGTGGTGCGCTCGATCCGAGAGGCTGGCATCCTCGAGATGGAGATCTGGCGCGTCGAGGACCGCCTGTTCATGGTCGTCGAGGCGGGCCCCGACTTCTCGCCGCAGGCCAAGGCGGCCGCCGACATGGCCTCGCGCGACGTGCGGGCCTGGGAGCGGCTGATGTCGGCCTTCCAGAAGCCGCTGACCGGCGCGGCTCCCGACGAGAAATGGCGCGACATGCGCCGGATCTTCGCCCTTTCCGAGCAGCCCTGA